A section of the Virgibacillus sp. NKC19-3 genome encodes:
- a CDS encoding aminoglycoside phosphotransferase family protein codes for MNMNSSKQGDEFKYRLSSFLSKEGKMLPLEKISFINSSVFLIQTVENEKLILKKHNKQENVNLQWDFFDEIDKSNVVPFKRYPNGRKIISRNNKYWTITPFIEGEKLNYNLAADRLEAVKALKNFHYSAKNIHITNVPRGDYLFMQWYQRFLLFKKTAPIFKKHGFENLYKDIVQLTTIHLRLIRQFPWESYELAAKRKGEWIHGDVASHNFLRQTGTHIIDFDLLTCTTQMHDYIQLGQRFLPYINWDPDKLLAYQMVQESDVKAWVYAICIPSDVMREWLHYLYRKPASGRYRYLAIMEKAWIKRSNFVKNSKLMLESI; via the coding sequence ATGAACATGAATAGTTCGAAACAAGGAGACGAATTTAAATATCGTCTCTCTTCTTTTTTATCTAAAGAAGGAAAAATGTTACCACTAGAGAAAATTTCCTTCATAAATTCTTCTGTATTTTTGATTCAAACGGTTGAGAATGAGAAACTTATATTAAAAAAGCATAACAAGCAAGAAAATGTGAATCTGCAATGGGACTTCTTTGATGAAATTGACAAGTCCAATGTGGTCCCTTTTAAAAGGTATCCAAATGGACGTAAAATAATAAGTAGAAATAATAAATATTGGACAATAACACCATTTATCGAAGGAGAAAAATTAAATTATAATCTAGCTGCAGATAGACTGGAAGCTGTCAAAGCACTAAAAAATTTTCATTACAGCGCCAAAAATATTCATATTACAAATGTTCCAAGGGGGGATTATTTATTCATGCAGTGGTATCAACGGTTTTTATTGTTTAAAAAAACCGCCCCCATTTTTAAAAAACATGGTTTTGAAAATTTATATAAGGATATAGTACAACTAACGACCATCCATTTACGTCTGATAAGACAATTTCCTTGGGAAAGCTATGAATTAGCTGCTAAAAGGAAAGGTGAGTGGATACATGGTGATGTTGCTTCCCATAATTTTTTGCGGCAAACTGGTACACATATCATTGATTTTGATTTATTGACGTGTACGACACAAATGCATGATTATATTCAATTAGGTCAACGATTCCTACCTTATATAAATTGGGATCCTGATAAGCTGCTTGCATACCAGATGGTACAAGAAAGCGATGTTAAGGCTTGGGTTTATGCGATATGTATTCCAAGTGATGTTATGAGAGAATGGCTTCATTATTTATATAGGAAACCGGCATCAGGAAGATATCGTTATTTAGCAATCATGGAAAAAGCTTGGATTAAACGAAGTAATTTTGTTAAAAATAGTAAATTGATGCTAGAATCGATATAA
- the nadE gene encoding NAD(+) synthase, whose amino-acid sequence MKKHVEAIVEWLQQQVKKAGTKGLLVGVSGGLDSAVVAHLIKRAAPDASLGVLLPIQTQTSDMKDAQNVIKSCDIDNITVDLTQTHADMYESITKQLEGKNQFNVDNDQLAGANLRARLRMSTLYALAANYNYLVVGTDNASEWYTGYFTKYGDGGADILPLVDFTKQEVREMAAYLGVPENLVNKEPSADLWEGQTDENEMGTTYDKIDAYLNGEEIPDKDKEIIEQMHISTAHKREPLPQFRRSNHSSSLY is encoded by the coding sequence ATGAAAAAACATGTAGAAGCTATCGTAGAATGGTTACAGCAACAGGTGAAGAAAGCAGGTACTAAAGGTTTACTGGTAGGCGTGAGTGGCGGACTTGATTCCGCAGTAGTTGCTCATTTAATCAAAAGGGCAGCTCCTGATGCTTCATTAGGGGTATTGTTACCAATCCAGACGCAAACCTCTGATATGAAAGACGCCCAAAACGTTATAAAAAGCTGTGATATCGATAATATAACAGTCGATTTGACTCAAACCCATGCAGATATGTATGAATCCATAACTAAACAATTAGAGGGGAAAAATCAATTTAATGTGGATAATGATCAACTGGCAGGAGCTAATCTTCGGGCAAGATTACGTATGAGCACCTTATATGCATTAGCCGCAAATTACAATTATCTCGTTGTAGGAACAGATAATGCCTCTGAATGGTATACAGGCTATTTCACGAAATATGGGGATGGTGGTGCTGACATCCTGCCACTGGTCGATTTTACCAAGCAAGAGGTACGGGAAATGGCAGCTTACCTCGGTGTTCCTGAAAACTTAGTCAACAAAGAACCAAGTGCTGATTTATGGGAAGGTCAGACAGACGAAAATGAAATGGGAACAACCTATGACAAAATTGATGCCTACTTAAATGGAGAGGAAATTCCTGATAAAGATAAAGAGATCATTGAGCAAATGCATATTAGCACGGCACATAAACGAGAGCCTTTACCACAATTTAGAAGATCCAATCATTCATCTTCCTTATATTGA
- a CDS encoding YhcN/YlaJ family sporulation lipoprotein, translating to MYKKILFPLLVITMLFVACANTDTDHTQTTNENSTTQPIHYETEEEQNNRLNTRDQTIGDRGGYPQSDQNGVNASDYSNGYTDEFTDEESEELSKQLKDRKDIVQAQVASTDDRVIVAVILKEKYIDHDIKDSIESEVSEAIPDKEIVVYTDDAYWDQAKNLDARSGSKNKNYDVEDYIKDFFERND from the coding sequence ATGTATAAAAAAATCTTATTTCCTTTATTGGTCATTACCATGTTATTTGTTGCTTGTGCCAATACGGACACGGATCATACGCAAACCACAAATGAAAACTCCACCACGCAGCCTATCCATTATGAAACAGAAGAAGAACAAAATAATAGGTTAAATACAAGAGATCAAACCATTGGAGATCGAGGTGGCTATCCACAAAGTGATCAGAATGGAGTCAATGCATCCGATTATAGCAATGGATACACCGATGAATTTACAGATGAAGAATCAGAAGAGCTTTCCAAGCAATTAAAAGACAGAAAAGATATTGTCCAGGCACAAGTCGCCTCTACTGATGACCGGGTCATCGTTGCAGTTATCTTAAAAGAAAAATATATTGATCATGATATAAAAGATTCGATTGAATCGGAGGTAAGTGAAGCGATACCGGATAAAGAAATAGTTGTATATACAGATGATGCATACTGGGACCAAGCGAAAAATCTGGACGCCAGATCAGGTTCAAAAAACAAAAATTATGATGTAGAGGACTATATTAAAGATTTTTTTGAGAGAAATGATTAG
- a CDS encoding YebC/PmpR family DNA-binding transcriptional regulator produces MAGHSKWKNIQRRKNAQDAKKGKIFMRHAKDIYTAAKQGGGDPDTNPMLRTAIDKAKSDNMPNDNINHNIKKATGALDGVNYEEITYEGYGPGGVAVIINVLTDNKNRTASEVRHAFKKNNGNLGENGSVSFMFDRRGYIVILNKDGEIDEDEITLEALEAGAEDVVTEDEVYEIYTTPEHFQEVLDHLKNSGYTIEDSEVTLFPQTYSRLPDDDEQKMLNLIETLEENEDVQDIHHNLEESD; encoded by the coding sequence ATGGCTGGTCATTCGAAGTGGAAAAATATACAGAGAAGAAAGAATGCACAGGATGCTAAAAAAGGGAAAATTTTCATGCGTCATGCTAAGGATATCTATACGGCGGCAAAACAGGGTGGTGGGGATCCAGATACCAACCCCATGTTGAGAACTGCAATAGATAAAGCGAAATCAGATAATATGCCCAATGACAATATTAACCATAATATAAAGAAAGCAACTGGTGCCCTTGATGGAGTAAACTATGAAGAAATTACCTATGAAGGTTATGGACCTGGTGGGGTTGCTGTTATTATTAATGTATTAACAGATAATAAAAATCGTACTGCATCCGAGGTCAGGCATGCGTTTAAGAAAAATAATGGTAACTTAGGCGAAAATGGCAGTGTGTCCTTTATGTTTGACCGAAGAGGTTATATTGTTATTTTAAATAAAGACGGCGAGATTGATGAGGATGAAATAACATTGGAGGCACTTGAAGCGGGTGCAGAAGATGTTGTTACTGAAGATGAGGTGTACGAAATTTACACAACGCCTGAGCATTTTCAGGAAGTTTTAGACCATCTAAAAAACAGTGGTTATACAATCGAAGACAGTGAAGTTACACTTTTCCCGCAGACTTACAGTCGCTTACCTGACGATGATGAACAAAAAATGTTAAATCTGATTGAAACGCTGGAAGAAAATGAAGATGTACAAGACATTCATCATAATTTGGAGGAATCCGACTAG
- the ruvA gene encoding Holliday junction branch migration protein RuvA — protein MIAYIKGNLTYIQEDSVVVDVHGIGYEIVCSNPFVFQSSLNQEVLIHTFHYVREDTQVLYGFKNEEEKQLFIKLISVSGIGPKGALAILGAVDVAGFISAIEREDDKFLTSFPGVGKKTARQIILDLKGKLTTMLMISDQMDVESPDTTSEGLLEAEEALKALGYTEREIKTVIPELRKENTTNTDEIIRKALALLMKHS, from the coding sequence ATGATTGCATATATAAAGGGAAATCTTACATATATACAAGAAGATTCAGTTGTGGTGGATGTCCATGGTATTGGTTATGAAATAGTTTGTTCCAATCCTTTTGTCTTCCAATCCTCCTTAAATCAAGAAGTATTGATTCATACATTTCATTACGTGAGAGAGGATACCCAAGTACTATATGGCTTTAAAAATGAAGAGGAAAAACAGCTGTTCATCAAATTGATCTCCGTATCCGGAATAGGCCCTAAAGGAGCATTAGCTATATTAGGTGCGGTAGACGTTGCTGGATTTATTTCAGCTATTGAACGTGAAGATGATAAATTTTTAACAAGCTTTCCAGGTGTCGGAAAAAAGACAGCAAGACAGATTATTCTTGACCTAAAAGGTAAATTAACGACCATGCTGATGATTTCAGATCAAATGGACGTTGAATCTCCTGATACAACAAGTGAAGGACTCCTGGAAGCAGAGGAAGCATTAAAAGCACTAGGATATACAGAACGAGAAATTAAAACAGTTATTCCAGAGCTGCGAAAAGAAAATACGACCAATACAGATGAGATCATTCGCAAAGCACTGGCATTATTAATGAAACATTCATAA
- the ruvB gene encoding Holliday junction branch migration DNA helicase RuvB has product MEEERMVTGELQSDEATDELSLRPTTLNQYIGQHKIKENLTVFIQAAKMREEPLDHVLLYGPPGLGKTTLAAIIANEMDVHFRTTSGPAIERAGDLAAILSSLEPGDVLFIDEVHRLPRAVEEVLYSAMEDFFLDIVIGTGPSARSVRIDLPPFTLVGATTRAGLLSAPLRDRFGVLSRLEFYDPDDLQLIVERTSAIFETTIRNDAAAEIACRSRGTPRIANRLLKRIRDISQVKGESKISLETTNVALEMLQVDDVGLDHMDHKLLKGLMEGFKGRPVGLDTLAATIGEESQTIEDVYEPYLLQIGFVQRTPRGRIATPKAYEHFGMKVNEEQ; this is encoded by the coding sequence ATGGAAGAAGAGCGTATGGTCACCGGTGAACTGCAAAGCGATGAAGCTACAGATGAGCTTAGTCTTCGGCCTACAACGTTAAATCAGTATATTGGTCAGCATAAAATAAAAGAAAACCTAACTGTATTTATTCAAGCGGCCAAAATGCGTGAAGAACCGCTTGATCATGTTTTACTATATGGACCTCCAGGTCTTGGGAAAACAACATTAGCAGCAATCATTGCGAATGAAATGGATGTTCATTTTCGCACTACTTCCGGGCCTGCAATCGAACGTGCTGGTGATTTGGCAGCGATCCTTTCTTCCCTTGAACCTGGTGATGTGTTGTTTATTGATGAGGTGCATCGGCTTCCACGTGCAGTAGAAGAAGTCTTGTATTCGGCTATGGAAGATTTCTTCCTTGATATTGTAATCGGTACTGGACCCAGTGCTCGTTCGGTGCGAATAGATTTACCACCTTTTACACTTGTTGGTGCTACAACGCGTGCAGGTCTCCTGTCTGCTCCTTTGCGCGATCGTTTCGGTGTTCTGAGCAGATTGGAATTTTATGATCCTGATGATTTGCAGTTGATTGTAGAGCGAACCTCCGCTATTTTTGAGACAACGATTAGGAATGATGCAGCTGCTGAAATAGCTTGCAGGTCCCGAGGAACGCCGCGCATTGCTAATCGGTTACTCAAAAGAATCCGTGATATATCACAGGTAAAAGGGGAAAGTAAAATTAGCTTAGAAACCACCAATGTTGCATTAGAGATGCTTCAGGTAGATGACGTCGGTTTGGATCATATGGACCATAAGCTTTTAAAAGGACTTATGGAAGGATTCAAGGGTCGTCCGGTAGGTCTGGATACACTTGCAGCAACGATAGGAGAAGAATCGCAAACGATTGAAGATGTTTACGAACCTTATTTACTGCAAATCGGCTTCGTGCAACGCACGCCTAGAGGAAGAATTGCAACACCGAAGGCTTATGAGCACTTTGGAATGAAAGTGAATGAAGAGCAATGA
- a CDS encoding DUF2905 domain-containing protein: MNIGKLFIILGIAFLIIGIIWTFIGRLPGDISFRKGNFSFHFPIMTSILVSLILTLIFFIIGRFR; encoded by the coding sequence ATGAATATTGGTAAGCTGTTTATTATACTGGGTATTGCATTTTTAATCATTGGTATTATATGGACATTTATTGGGAGATTACCAGGTGATATCAGTTTTCGGAAAGGAAATTTCTCCTTCCATTTTCCAATAATGACCTCTATTCTTGTAAGTCTTATTTTGACACTTATCTTTTTTATCATTGGAAGGTTTCGTTAA
- the queA gene encoding tRNA preQ1(34) S-adenosylmethionine ribosyltransferase-isomerase QueA, with the protein MNIEEFDFDLPEELIAQTPLNDRASSRLLVLNRHTKEINHAHFTDIKAYFNEGDCLVLNDTRVLPARLYGVKQDTGAEVEILLLHQDYSDSWEVLAKPAKKIKIGTEISFGEGKLKAVCTGVKDHGGRILEFSYTGIFYEILDELGEMPLPPYIKEKLSEQERYQTVYAREEGSAAAPTAGLHFTEELLDELKAMGVEIVFITLHVGLGTFRPVNVENIDDHKLHAEFYHMSKEAAETLNRVKARDGRIISVGTTSTRTLETIARDNQGVFEEASGWTDIFIYPPYEFQAIDGLITNFHLPKSSLIMLVSALSDKETILSAYREAVKERYRFFSFGDAMLIL; encoded by the coding sequence ATGAATATAGAAGAATTTGATTTTGACTTACCAGAAGAATTAATTGCACAGACTCCGCTTAATGACCGGGCTAGCTCGCGTTTGCTCGTTTTAAATCGGCATACAAAAGAAATCAATCATGCGCATTTTACAGATATCAAAGCATATTTTAACGAAGGGGATTGCCTCGTTTTGAATGATACCCGTGTTCTTCCGGCGAGATTGTATGGCGTAAAACAAGATACTGGAGCTGAGGTGGAGATATTGTTGCTCCATCAAGACTACAGCGACAGTTGGGAGGTTTTGGCGAAACCAGCGAAAAAAATTAAAATTGGCACCGAGATCAGCTTTGGGGAAGGTAAACTGAAAGCTGTTTGTACGGGGGTTAAAGACCATGGTGGACGCATATTGGAATTTTCCTATACTGGTATCTTTTATGAAATTTTAGACGAGCTTGGGGAAATGCCATTGCCTCCATATATAAAAGAGAAGTTATCTGAACAAGAACGATATCAGACCGTTTACGCCAGAGAAGAAGGTTCGGCAGCTGCACCGACAGCGGGTCTGCATTTTACAGAGGAATTATTGGATGAATTAAAAGCAATGGGGGTGGAAATTGTTTTTATCACGTTGCATGTAGGTCTTGGCACATTCCGTCCGGTAAATGTAGAAAATATTGATGATCATAAATTGCATGCTGAATTTTACCACATGTCAAAAGAGGCGGCAGAAACGCTCAACCGTGTGAAAGCGAGGGATGGAAGGATTATTTCTGTTGGGACTACATCAACGAGAACACTTGAGACCATCGCGCGTGATAACCAAGGCGTATTTGAGGAGGCAAGTGGTTGGACAGATATATTCATTTATCCTCCATATGAATTTCAGGCTATTGATGGGTTAATTACCAATTTCCATCTGCCAAAGTCCTCGTTAATCATGCTTGTGAGTGCCTTAAGCGATAAAGAAACCATACTCTCCGCATATCGGGAAGCTGTTAAAGAGCGATATCGATTTTTCAGCTTTGGTGATGCGATGTTAATTTTATAG
- the tgt gene encoding tRNA guanosine(34) transglycosylase Tgt: MPSITYEFIKTCKQTGARLGRVHTPHGSFDTPTFMPVGTLATVKTMSPEELMGMNANIILSNTYHLWLRPGADIVQEAGGLHQFMNWDGAILTDSGGFQVFSLSDMREIKEEGVHFRNHLNGEKLFLSPEKAMQIQNALGSDIMMAFDECPPYPASYDYMKSSVERTSRWAERSLKAHNRKQDQGLFGIIQGGEYEELRRQSARDLSSLDLPGYAIGGLSVGEPKDVMNRMLEFTTPLLPADKPRYLMGVGSPDSLIDGAIRGVDMFDCVLPTRIARNGTCMTSNGRLVVRNAKYARDFGPIDASCDCHVCKNYSRAYIRHLIKCKETFGYRLTTYHNLYFLLKLMKQVRIAISEDRLGDFKERFFEQYGLNQPGAKNF, from the coding sequence ATGCCATCTATAACATATGAATTTATTAAAACGTGTAAACAAACAGGAGCAAGGCTTGGGCGAGTCCACACACCACATGGGTCGTTTGATACACCCACATTTATGCCTGTTGGTACATTGGCAACCGTTAAAACGATGAGCCCGGAAGAATTAATGGGAATGAATGCGAATATTATTCTTTCCAATACGTACCATTTATGGCTTCGTCCTGGTGCGGATATCGTACAGGAAGCAGGGGGGCTTCATCAATTTATGAATTGGGATGGGGCTATCCTGACTGATTCTGGAGGTTTTCAGGTTTTCAGCCTAAGTGATATGCGGGAAATCAAGGAAGAAGGAGTTCATTTTCGTAATCATTTAAACGGGGAAAAACTATTTTTATCACCGGAAAAAGCGATGCAAATACAAAATGCACTTGGGTCTGATATTATGATGGCATTTGATGAATGCCCTCCGTATCCGGCGTCCTATGATTACATGAAATCTTCCGTAGAAAGAACGTCTCGCTGGGCAGAAAGATCCTTAAAGGCGCATAATCGCAAGCAGGATCAAGGTCTATTTGGCATTATTCAAGGCGGTGAATATGAAGAACTGAGAAGGCAAAGTGCTAGGGATCTATCTTCGTTGGATCTACCAGGTTATGCTATTGGAGGACTTTCTGTTGGTGAACCAAAAGATGTTATGAATCGGATGTTGGAGTTTACCACACCATTATTGCCTGCGGATAAACCACGTTACTTAATGGGCGTAGGCTCACCGGATTCATTAATTGATGGGGCAATCCGGGGGGTTGATATGTTTGATTGTGTGCTGCCAACCAGAATTGCCCGAAATGGGACATGCATGACCTCAAACGGAAGATTAGTCGTAAGGAATGCGAAATATGCACGAGATTTTGGTCCCATTGATGCCAGTTGCGACTGCCATGTATGTAAAAATTATTCCCGAGCGTATATCCGTCATTTAATAAAATGCAAGGAAACATTCGGTTATAGACTTACTACTTATCATAACTTGTATTTTCTGTTAAAATTGATGAAGCAAGTACGAATTGCGATAAGCGAAGATCGTCTTGGTGACTTTAAAGAGAGATTCTTTGAACAATATGGATTAAATCAGCCTGGTGCAAAGAATTTTTAA
- the yajC gene encoding preprotein translocase subunit YajC yields the protein MEMLVSLSPIILMFVIFYFLLIRPQQKRQKQVKQMQADLQKGDAVVTIGGLHGEVHAIDEQTVVIASSDGVKLTYDRSAIREVKS from the coding sequence ATGGAGATGCTCGTATCATTATCACCGATTATATTAATGTTTGTCATTTTTTATTTTCTACTGATCCGTCCACAGCAAAAGAGGCAAAAGCAGGTAAAACAAATGCAAGCGGATCTTCAAAAAGGAGATGCTGTTGTCACCATTGGTGGCCTTCATGGTGAAGTTCATGCGATTGATGAACAAACTGTAGTCATCGCATCCAGTGATGGGGTTAAACTTACATATGACCGTTCAGCTATTCGGGAAGTGAAGTCATAA
- a CDS encoding TIGR04086 family membrane protein, whose translation MRKNQFIALLYGWIVVLGFILIASVILAFFLSFTTFNEPTLTWVTLAIGLLALFLGGIVAGVKGKVRGWIIGGVIGLGFTLFIFLVQYLGYQQMFSLEQLLHHIGYIIAALFGGVIGVNTAGPASE comes from the coding sequence ATGCGAAAAAATCAATTCATTGCCTTACTGTATGGTTGGATTGTTGTATTGGGGTTCATTCTTATCGCCAGCGTTATTTTAGCATTCTTTCTCAGTTTCACGACATTTAATGAACCCACTTTAACATGGGTAACATTGGCTATTGGATTACTAGCATTATTCCTTGGTGGGATTGTTGCAGGTGTTAAAGGAAAGGTGAGAGGTTGGATTATTGGAGGAGTTATCGGCCTAGGTTTCACACTCTTCATTTTTTTAGTGCAGTACTTAGGCTACCAGCAAATGTTTTCATTGGAACAATTACTGCATCACATTGGTTATATAATAGCAGCACTTTTCGGCGGTGTCATTGGGGTAAATACCGCCGGACCGGCAAGCGAATAA
- a CDS encoding ArsB/NhaD family transporter, whose protein sequence is MDIILATTIFLVSYFFIMTDRINRAVVALSGGTLLLLTGIYTVDDVFLNYIDWNTIALLFSMMVLISITEKTGLFSFIAIRFAQKVRGSPLPLLFGAGVLTAIGSALLDNVTTVLIFVPIMLKITKMLQLPSFPFLLVIIFSSNIGGTATLIGDPPNIMIGQAVEHLTFSSFLIHLAPLALIMFMVMLIVIYFLFRKSLRNLEINSDELMAMNAKEHLIKSPMLYKSITVLLMTITGFMMHAFLHIELTVIALSGAILLLLLTERELSTELIFEKVEWVTLFFFIGLFVLVGGLEEVGVIDEMARAIVLTTDGDYTSTAILILWVSGLFSGVVDNIPFVAAMIPVVHEFESYGMMYLDPIWWSLALGACLGGNATLVGASANVVVAGLAEGAKQKIPFIRFMLYGVPFVLLSLVIASIYIYLRYLLPYMGQT, encoded by the coding sequence ATGGATATCATTCTTGCAACGACTATTTTTCTGGTCAGTTACTTTTTTATCATGACTGATAGGATAAATCGGGCAGTTGTGGCACTTTCAGGTGGTACGTTATTATTGCTCACAGGGATTTATACGGTAGATGATGTTTTTTTGAATTATATTGACTGGAATACAATCGCATTATTATTTTCTATGATGGTGTTGATCTCAATTACGGAAAAAACCGGTCTGTTCAGTTTTATTGCCATTCGTTTTGCACAAAAAGTTCGAGGATCTCCTCTACCATTACTGTTTGGTGCGGGTGTATTAACAGCGATTGGATCCGCATTATTAGACAATGTAACAACCGTTTTAATATTTGTTCCTATTATGTTAAAAATAACGAAGATGCTTCAATTACCTTCATTTCCTTTTTTATTAGTCATTATTTTCAGTTCGAATATTGGAGGTACAGCTACTTTAATTGGGGACCCACCCAATATCATGATTGGTCAGGCCGTGGAGCACCTGACATTCTCATCCTTTTTAATTCATTTAGCGCCACTTGCCTTGATTATGTTTATGGTGATGCTAATAGTCATCTATTTTCTTTTCCGTAAGTCATTGCGTAATCTGGAAATAAATAGTGATGAACTAATGGCAATGAATGCTAAGGAACATTTAATAAAATCACCAATGTTGTACAAGTCTATTACCGTTTTACTCATGACGATTACTGGTTTTATGATGCACGCCTTTCTACATATTGAATTAACGGTCATTGCGTTATCCGGAGCAATTTTACTCTTATTACTAACAGAGCGTGAACTTTCGACAGAACTCATTTTTGAAAAGGTAGAATGGGTCACATTGTTTTTCTTTATTGGTCTCTTTGTATTGGTTGGAGGGCTTGAGGAAGTTGGGGTAATTGATGAGATGGCAAGAGCAATCGTTCTTACCACAGATGGTGATTACACAAGTACGGCAATATTAATTTTATGGGTTTCAGGATTGTTTTCAGGTGTTGTTGATAATATCCCGTTTGTGGCTGCGATGATTCCAGTGGTTCACGAGTTTGAAAGTTATGGAATGATGTATTTGGACCCGATTTGGTGGTCCCTGGCCTTAGGCGCATGTCTTGGAGGGAATGCCACATTGGTCGGAGCATCCGCCAATGTTGTAGTAGCAGGGCTTGCAGAAGGTGCGAAACAGAAGATTCCCTTCATTCGATTTATGCTGTACGGAGTTCCTTTTGTCTTATTATCGCTTGTGATAGCTTCTATTTATATTTATTTGCGTTATTTATTGCCTTATATGGGACAAACCTGA